One genomic window of Sodaliphilus pleomorphus includes the following:
- a CDS encoding MFS transporter, whose protein sequence is MNNLKTSNKSPWWWVPTLYFAEGVPYFVVNNISVMMFTKMGVPNGDMSFFTTLLYFPWFLKGVWSPIVDVVKTKRWWIVTMQIVLTALMALLMLTLPTPSKEMIASGHTPISMFTFTLILFIIAAFASATHDIAADGFYMLAHSPSSQAAFIGIRSTAYRIASVFGQGVLVAIAGVVEKSSGDIPYSWRITLGVSAVVFLLITLYHIFVLPKPADDHPRNQQEEAGTAKPSSSNAKELLASFGSFFSKPYVWMAIVFMLLYRLPEGFLIKLCMPFLVHPTSQGGLGLSTEMVGVVYGTFGVIALLGGGILGGIFASRVGLKKSLWWMALCMTLPCLTFVYLAYAQPSNTIVITIALCIEQFGYGFGFTAYMLYMMYFSEGEFKTSHYAICTAFMALSMMLPGFVAGYIQEAIGYINFFWMVMACCVATFVVTYFVDKHIDPEYGRK, encoded by the coding sequence ATGAATAACCTCAAAACTTCAAACAAAAGCCCCTGGTGGTGGGTGCCCACGCTCTATTTTGCCGAAGGCGTCCCCTACTTTGTGGTCAACAATATTTCGGTGATGATGTTCACCAAGATGGGTGTCCCCAATGGCGACATGTCATTTTTCACCACATTGCTCTATTTCCCTTGGTTTTTAAAGGGGGTGTGGAGCCCTATCGTCGATGTGGTGAAGACCAAGCGCTGGTGGATAGTCACCATGCAGATTGTGCTCACTGCGCTCATGGCGCTGCTCATGCTCACCCTGCCCACTCCCAGCAAGGAGATGATAGCATCGGGTCACACGCCCATCTCCATGTTCACATTCACCCTCATCCTGTTTATCATTGCAGCCTTTGCCTCGGCAACTCACGACATTGCGGCCGATGGCTTCTACATGCTGGCTCACAGCCCGAGCAGCCAGGCGGCATTCATCGGCATTCGTTCCACGGCCTATCGCATTGCTTCGGTCTTCGGGCAGGGTGTGCTGGTGGCCATTGCCGGCGTGGTTGAGAAAAGCTCGGGCGACATTCCCTACTCGTGGCGCATCACCCTCGGCGTGAGCGCAGTAGTGTTCCTGCTCATCACGCTCTATCACATCTTTGTGCTGCCCAAGCCTGCCGATGATCATCCTCGCAACCAGCAGGAGGAGGCTGGCACTGCCAAGCCCAGCTCTTCCAATGCCAAGGAGTTGCTGGCTTCGTTTGGCAGTTTCTTCTCCAAGCCTTATGTGTGGATGGCTATCGTGTTCATGCTGCTCTATCGCTTGCCCGAGGGCTTCCTCATCAAGCTGTGCATGCCTTTCCTGGTGCATCCCACAAGCCAAGGCGGATTGGGCTTGAGCACCGAAATGGTGGGTGTGGTGTATGGCACATTCGGCGTGATTGCCCTTTTGGGCGGTGGCATCCTGGGCGGTATTTTCGCATCGCGCGTTGGCCTCAAGAAGTCGCTCTGGTGGATGGCCTTGTGCATGACGCTGCCTTGCCTCACATTTGTCTATCTGGCCTACGCTCAACCCAGCAACACGATCGTTATCACCATAGCCCTGTGCATCGAGCAGTTTGGCTACGGTTTCGGTTTCACGGCCTACATGCTCTACATGATGTATTTCTCCGAGGGCGAGTTCAAGACCTCGCACTATGCCATATGCACTGCCTTCATGGCGCTTAGCATGATGCTGCCTGGCTTTGTGGCCGGCTATATTCAAGAGGCCATAGGCTATATCAATTTCTTCTGGATGGTGATGGCTTGCTGCGTGGCTACCTTTGTGGTCACCTACTTTGTCGACAAGCACATCGACCCAGAATATGGACGCAAGTAA
- a CDS encoding SpoIID/LytB domain-containing protein yields the protein MSQIPQVRVGIMNEPAVEFVLNGQYRCGGALVQGPQSATCREGKIVWNGTLYDEITFSPLDPATASFTLKDVTIGVSFHWRRKEDQTFRGSLHLIVENGNITTINVLPVEEYLLSVISSEMSANASLELLKAHAVISRSWLLAQVNKSDADKNHEVEKATGSDSELEDIKWWDRDDHVNFDVCADDHCQRYQGITRESTPTVRQAIDATWGQVLMYDGELCDARFSKCCGGVLEEFENCWEPKHYDYLVPRRDSRNEMDFPDLSREDVAADWILSSPEAFCNTKDPEILSQVLNDYDQETKNFYRWKVEYTQEQIADLIKRRTGDDYGRIRDLQPVARGTSGRLYKMKIVGEKLTKTIGKELAIRYALSESALYSSAFIVERHGIDASGYPQKFVLRGAGWGHGVGLCQIGAAVMSAKGYNYKEILLHYFINASINKLY from the coding sequence ATGAGTCAAATTCCTCAAGTGAGGGTGGGTATCATGAATGAGCCTGCTGTCGAGTTTGTGCTTAACGGCCAGTATCGATGTGGCGGTGCCCTGGTACAAGGACCGCAGTCGGCAACATGCCGCGAGGGCAAGATTGTGTGGAACGGAACGCTCTACGACGAGATCACGTTTTCTCCCCTCGACCCCGCCACGGCTTCGTTCACATTGAAAGATGTGACTATCGGGGTGAGTTTTCACTGGCGCCGCAAGGAGGACCAGACCTTCCGTGGCTCGCTTCACCTTATTGTAGAAAATGGCAACATCACAACCATCAATGTGCTCCCGGTCGAGGAGTACCTGCTCAGCGTGATCTCGAGCGAGATGAGTGCCAATGCTTCGCTTGAGTTGCTCAAGGCCCACGCGGTGATCTCGCGCAGCTGGCTCTTGGCACAAGTCAACAAGAGCGATGCCGACAAGAATCACGAGGTGGAGAAAGCCACAGGCAGCGACTCTGAGCTCGAGGATATCAAGTGGTGGGACCGCGACGACCATGTCAACTTCGACGTGTGTGCCGACGACCATTGCCAGCGTTACCAGGGCATCACACGCGAGTCGACGCCCACAGTGCGCCAGGCCATCGATGCCACTTGGGGGCAGGTGCTCATGTACGACGGCGAGCTGTGCGATGCACGCTTCTCCAAGTGTTGCGGCGGCGTGCTTGAGGAGTTTGAAAACTGCTGGGAGCCCAAGCACTACGACTACCTGGTGCCACGTCGCGACAGCCGCAATGAGATGGATTTTCCCGATCTCTCGCGCGAGGACGTGGCTGCCGACTGGATACTGTCGAGTCCTGAGGCCTTCTGCAACACCAAGGACCCCGAGATACTCTCGCAGGTACTCAACGACTACGATCAAGAGACCAAAAATTTCTACCGCTGGAAGGTGGAGTACACCCAAGAGCAGATAGCCGACCTCATCAAGCGCCGCACTGGCGACGACTACGGCCGCATCAGAGACTTGCAGCCAGTGGCCCGAGGCACGTCGGGGAGGCTCTACAAGATGAAGATCGTGGGCGAGAAACTTACCAAGACCATAGGCAAGGAGCTCGCTATCAGGTATGCCCTGAGCGAGAGCGCCCTCTACAGTTCGGCCTTCATCGTCGAGCGCCACGGTATTGATGCCAGCGGCTATCCCCAGAAGTTTGTGCTGCGTGGCGCTGGCTGGGGTCATGGCGTTGGGCTGTGCCAGATAGGTGCTGCAGTGATGAGCGCCAAGGGCTACAACTACAAGGAAATTCTGCTCCACTATTTCATTAACGCTTCTATCAACAAATTATATTGA